TCTAAGAAGGgtaaacagaaaagaaaaaaaaaagaattaatgatttaaaaagattagaaaaataaaaatagagatgAAGAAACATAATATGAAAAGGTATAAATTATCATATAAATTTTCTCGAGTAAGTTAAGcgttttaatgatttttatactTGAATATGGTACTAATGCACAGAATAATGAATTCAAATCCCCTTTCAAAAGTTTGGGGATTTAATTTAAGCAATTCAATGCACACAAGACTGCAATGACCTAATCCCAATCATAATAGcaaccaaaacataattaagttatTGTCagcttattttcaatttaattacaGTAAGTTATATAAGTCAATAACTTATGACAAATCAAAAGTTGCTACAGGTTCGATGTCAGGCTCATTTTGAAAAACTTGCAATTCTATTGAAAAATTTTTTTGGcacataacatttataattaaagCTGTGGCAAACAACTTCTgttttagaaattaaagaaaaagttaaagcTGACGCAAAAGTTTGTTTTTAGAAAACTGGATAGATATAAGTCTCAAATTCTGCATTCCATGTTACTAGTTTTCACGTTTATTTAGATTATCATTGAATGGCACGGTCAGCTAAattggattttaaataaaagtaacttttaaatccaaaatcaatgtgaaataaaataaaacggAATCAGAGCAACTTAATTTGagagtttatttaattaaaatatatttcataagaTATTTGTTTGGGAATCATTTAACAAATTTAGTGACACGATTGATGATTAAAGGAGTGAGACAATATGAAAAAGAAGgggaagaaaagttaaagtggCACAAAAGTTGAGTTTTGAGAAAAGTGAATCATGATTCTCTATGTCGAGGACACCTAAGTAGTGTTTTAAACAGTTACTCTAAGCAAAGCATATACATGTTCTTTTGCTGTGTCTTTGAATTGAAGTGAAATACATCTTCTGCTGCTGACATAGGAACAATACATGATACATGTGACATAACTCTACAACATTCTTATCTTCACCAAATTATAGAACTTAacttctcttctctttcatCAAATCCTCCAAACTCCAACCCCACCTTATCATCATCCCTACCCAAATCCATAACCAAAAAAAACCAAAACGAAAGTAATTCAGGATCATCCATCTTATTCTTCTCCTTTGTTTCTGTAATTTAAATAGGTAATTTTaagatgaaacaaaataaaaggtgAAACCATGGATAAGAAATGAAAGATGATTAGAATCTGGCCAAATTTccctatttaattttttcactttatattaCAAAAGGGTACAGACCTAAAGACGCTCTCTAATGGACCACAGAGCAGAATCGAATTTTAGCCCACATAAAAACCAATCCAAACCAACCCACCCATTCACTTCCGGATTTTACAAATCAACCCCCATCCTCCTCccttctttcctttatttttttttttaataatttagtttaatttattgtCCATCTCTAACCTGAAATTACAACCTAACCTTACCCTTAAAAAACCCAGCCTTTCACCGCAGCCACAACATCTTACAATCTTACACGCCATCCAAACATAAACTACTCCAAACTTCTTTTATTAAGACTTCGGCCCCCAAACTTTCCCCAATTCCAGAACCGCCCTCCCGTTTAAAAAAATCACGGTCGGGTCAGGACTCCAAAACTAGAGGGGCGTAACGGAGAAGTAGAAAAGGATTCTAGAATAAGGAATGGAACGAAGGAAAGGAAGACAGGTCGGTTATATCCGGGTCTCGCCCGACCCGAAATCCGGAAGCGATCCTGCCGCGGCTTACTCAAGCCGGAGCAAGCGCCTCAGATCCCTCGTGGCGGAGTAGTCAACCACCGCCGCTGCCACCTGCCTCTTCGAAAACGACGGCAAGGGAAGCGCGCTGGGGGAAGGAGACATGGCAAACGCCGATCCAGCGTAAACATCGCGCCCGGACCAGAAATCCACGATTCGGATCTGCTTGGTAACCTTTTCCGGGTCAGGTCCGAGTCTCTGAGTCCCAACTACCACCAAATTGTCACCTTCCTTTCTCAAGGCTCCGCTTTTGAGCTTTGAATCGAGCGACTCTCCCCTCCGGAGAATCGTCACCTTTTCCATCACCATCCCCGTGCTCCTCGAAACTCTCGAATCATCGGAACTCGGTCTTTTCTCGACGACCCGTTTTCGTTGTTCGGGTCGGATGGCCGGCTTCCGTTGAGCGCGGTAAACGTTGGCGTTGTTGGCGTAGTGTCTCCGGCGGGAAAATCCCGGCGACGGAACACCGATCCGGTGGGATAAGCAATCTTGTGGGCGCAGAACCTCCGTGCCCATAatgaagaaattttaaaattttgagaacaAAAAAGGCAGAAGGGAACAGATCTGAAAGGTTGATTCCTAGAATTTTTTTGTGGTTGGTTTGTTGTTTGGTTTGGCTTGGTTGATGTTGTTCTTCCTTGTTTAAGTtatgttgttgttgatgttggaaAACAAGGAAGAGAAGGGTATAATGGGTAACGAAGGAGGAGGGGTTGAGTCTGGGGAGGGAGGGAGTTGAGGGAAGGGTGATATATAAGAGAAGAGGAAAGAGACAAAGGTGGGGGTGGGTTCCACCGACTTGCGTTGCGcgtgaagaaagagaaagagagtggGTCTTTCGTTAATGGTCCACGTTTCTAACAGCTATATCAATTTTTCATCCACACCCACCCCTATCTGACGTGATCTAACGGCACCGTCTGCTCTCGCTTGGTTTTCTCCATGGCCCCGATTCCTGGACATTATTATTTGAGGTGGGCTCCAGCTAGGGTTGCCCAATAATTATGCAATTTCCAAGATTttttctaacaatttttttttttaaatattagtgaTATTATTTTTGGACAttgctaaaaatataaaatgaaaggAGTGGTTAGTACGTGTGATATACTGCTAAACCAAAATCCCAATATAATCAAGTAATTAGTGAAAACAACATTATCTTATAGGGGCTAATGAAACCACACTTCATAATACCATTAATtacaaactaatttataaaataatttgcacTTCACATGCCCATGTTCATgcccttaatgaattttgtTGAATAATTCCCTCTTATCTATAGTTTTTAAAGAGAATCTCACCTTGCTTGTTCCCTGCCACCCATTTATTTTCTAACCTATGATCATTCTCTAacctattttatattattgttataatattcTTCAAAACTTCTttcgtcttattattttatactttttttcttaatctgTCTCACAATTTCATTATACGAAAAAATTTGTCAATGGTGTAAGAATAATCCATAAAATCAAAAGTCAAtctttgtaaaatataataaaaagaggTTAgtcatgaaaaaatattataaagcaAGGGCTGAAATGGACATTTCACCTCCTTCATGGGTATGAGTGTTTGAATGATGTAGGCCAACTCAGTCAAGGTTCCATTGCTTACTCAAACAGAAACATATGCACATTTAGTGGCCGCTAGTCTC
This portion of the Vigna unguiculata cultivar IT97K-499-35 chromosome 6, ASM411807v1, whole genome shotgun sequence genome encodes:
- the LOC114188023 gene encoding uncharacterized protein LOC114188023, encoding MGTEVLRPQDCLSHRIGVPSPGFSRRRHYANNANVYRAQRKPAIRPEQRKRVVEKRPSSDDSRVSRSTGMVMEKVTILRRGESLDSKLKSGALRKEGDNLVVVGTQRLGPDPEKVTKQIRIVDFWSGRDVYAGSAFAMSPSPSALPLPSFSKRQVAAAVVDYSATRDLRRLLRLE